A portion of the Candidatus Hydrogenedentota bacterium genome contains these proteins:
- a CDS encoding DUF1559 domain-containing protein, whose amino-acid sequence METSRLHLSGCTTCQAALDNELKLLSRLNVLSVEEAPSGLAERTVASVKIPRRSYVRPTAVAATIVLLSLPVLYALSKSREAARRSSTQGNMKQFGLIFKMYANESRGEDWPQLADADGAWVPDLAPWYGKLVTDPQFMVSEQHPDRNRLKKALAEAWSSPRPDFEKAEEIVGESFAYLGYSTKDEAEFEALMRARAEHRMPGEGTVPTGPGEPALQPLREGVERFMITDINNAGASSSAQSSIPVLIEIATWKHRKSDDDFKGTNVLYMDGHVAFVQLGTFPVLPSILDVLSGE is encoded by the coding sequence ATGGAGACCTCTCGACTTCATCTGAGCGGCTGTACGACCTGCCAGGCAGCGCTTGATAATGAACTGAAGCTACTCTCACGACTCAATGTACTCTCGGTGGAGGAGGCGCCGTCGGGGCTTGCCGAGCGAACGGTTGCGAGCGTAAAGATTCCCCGTCGCTCTTATGTGCGGCCGACGGCGGTCGCCGCGACGATTGTCCTGCTTTCCCTGCCGGTCCTTTACGCGCTGAGCAAATCCCGGGAAGCCGCACGACGCTCCTCTACCCAGGGAAACATGAAACAATTCGGTTTGATCTTCAAGATGTACGCCAACGAGTCGAGGGGTGAGGATTGGCCGCAATTGGCCGATGCCGACGGTGCCTGGGTACCCGATCTGGCACCGTGGTATGGAAAACTCGTCACGGACCCGCAATTCATGGTCTCGGAACAGCACCCGGACCGAAATCGTCTGAAGAAGGCGCTTGCAGAAGCCTGGAGTAGTCCCCGGCCCGACTTTGAAAAAGCCGAGGAAATCGTGGGGGAGAGCTTCGCCTACCTCGGATATTCCACAAAGGACGAGGCCGAGTTCGAGGCGCTAATGCGTGCCCGCGCCGAGCACCGGATGCCCGGCGAAGGGACCGTCCCCACTGGGCCGGGGGAACCTGCCCTTCAACCGCTCCGCGAAGGGGTTGAGCGCTTTATGATCACCGACATCAACAACGCCGGCGCTTCGTCCAGCGCGCAATCTTCTATTCCCGTGCTCATTGAAATCGCCACGTGGAAACATCGAAAATCCGATGACGATTTCAAGGGGACCAACGTGTTGTACATGGATGGCCACGTGGCCTTTGTGCAGCTGGGCACCTTTCCCGTACTGCCGTCTATTCTGGATGTGTTGAGTGGGGAGTAG
- a CDS encoding DUF1080 domain-containing protein, giving the protein MKKTLLTGCLALSLSLTAMAASVKEIELQGNFDGSVTAPTGETMPVTAQIVALGKGEHVAKISVADALVEVKGMTKGKAEDGLCLYEQTIDLGPEMGSFKISGKVENRVFSGTAEGSDGVHKFSLNRIEKGSPTLGLKAPEGAIVLQDGTNMNAWIQEPFWDVRNGVMNMSGHSIRTKEEFPSMQLHLEFKTPFMPNEAPGSQARGNSGVYVFGRYEVQVLDSFTDAPRDNLCGGIYQKAVPLTKACLPPEEWQTYDIEFHAPKFDAAGAKTADAIITVKHNGITIHDKVVLPSPTPGGVSDQEAPKGVLMLQDHHDRVEYRNIWLKPID; this is encoded by the coding sequence ATGAAGAAAACGCTGTTGACCGGCTGCCTTGCCCTGAGCCTGTCGCTCACCGCAATGGCCGCCAGTGTAAAGGAAATCGAACTCCAGGGTAATTTTGACGGATCCGTAACGGCGCCCACCGGCGAAACGATGCCCGTGACGGCCCAGATCGTGGCCCTCGGCAAAGGCGAGCACGTGGCCAAAATCAGTGTGGCCGATGCCCTGGTCGAAGTAAAAGGCATGACCAAGGGCAAGGCGGAAGACGGCCTTTGTCTCTACGAACAGACGATTGACCTTGGCCCTGAAATGGGCAGCTTCAAAATCTCCGGCAAGGTTGAGAATCGGGTCTTCTCTGGCACGGCCGAAGGCTCGGATGGTGTGCACAAGTTTTCCCTCAACCGCATCGAGAAAGGCTCCCCCACGCTGGGCCTCAAAGCCCCCGAGGGCGCGATAGTGCTGCAGGACGGCACGAACATGAACGCCTGGATCCAGGAGCCCTTCTGGGACGTGCGCAATGGCGTGATGAACATGAGCGGCCACTCCATCCGCACCAAGGAAGAATTCCCGAGCATGCAGCTCCACCTGGAATTCAAGACCCCCTTCATGCCCAACGAAGCGCCCGGCAGCCAGGCCCGTGGCAACAGCGGCGTCTACGTTTTCGGGCGCTACGAAGTGCAGGTGCTGGACAGCTTCACCGATGCGCCGCGCGACAACCTGTGTGGCGGCATCTACCAGAAGGCCGTTCCATTGACCAAGGCCTGTCTCCCGCCCGAAGAATGGCAGACCTACGACATCGAGTTCCATGCGCCGAAGTTTGACGCCGCCGGCGCCAAGACGGCCGACGCGATTATCACGGTAAAGCACAATGGTATTACGATCCACGATAAAGTGGTCCTCCCCAGCCCGACCCCCGGCGGTGTGAGCGATCAGGAAGCGCCCAAAGGCGTTCTGATGCTTCAGGATCACCACGATCGCGTGGAGTATCGCAATATCTGGCTGAAGCCCATCGACTGA
- a CDS encoding RNA polymerase sigma factor, whose protein sequence is MDELSTYRAAGAADLSDEALMARVKMGDGDAFAVLVRRYEEPLFNYASKMLGDRAEAEDVFQETFLRVHLHGHRFWGHAPFRPWLYRIATNLCKDRLRYRKRRPEVPVTSLRHDEDWPDPVDQWAATSQRPDEAALARERSIIMERALADLSVKHRAVFLMAHQEGLSYAEIAKALWIPVGTVKSRMNKAVNRLMAAMEALD, encoded by the coding sequence ATGGACGAGTTATCAACGTATAGAGCGGCAGGCGCGGCGGACCTCTCGGATGAAGCGCTTATGGCCCGCGTAAAAATGGGCGACGGGGATGCATTCGCCGTCCTCGTAAGGCGCTACGAGGAGCCCCTGTTCAATTATGCCAGCAAAATGCTCGGAGACAGAGCCGAGGCCGAAGATGTGTTTCAAGAGACTTTTTTGCGCGTCCACCTCCACGGGCATCGGTTCTGGGGACATGCCCCCTTTCGCCCCTGGCTTTATCGCATCGCCACGAACCTCTGCAAGGATCGGCTGCGCTACCGAAAACGGCGCCCGGAAGTCCCGGTCACATCGCTGCGCCACGACGAAGACTGGCCGGACCCCGTCGATCAGTGGGCCGCGACTTCGCAGCGCCCCGACGAAGCAGCCCTGGCTCGGGAACGCTCCATCATCATGGAACGCGCCTTGGCCGATCTTAGCGTGAAGCATCGGGCCGTCTTTCTCATGGCCCATCAGGAAGGACTGTCCTATGCGGAGATCGCCAAAGCCCTCTGGATTCCCGTGGGCACGGTGAAATCCCGCATGAACAAGGCGGTCAACCGGCTCATGGCGGCCATGGAGGCCTTGGACTAA
- the thiF gene encoding sulfur carrier protein ThiS adenylyltransferase ThiF, with amino-acid sequence MDHPITIKLSEQVIHVPRGMTLFDLREEHKPGADVLILNGAPAAENVVLTEGDAVVLIRRGEIPAKHELEALMASRHTPGVHEKLKVATVGIAGAGGLGSAVAVALARSGVGTLILADFDVVEPSNLNRQQFFVDQIGQPKVEALTANLRRINPYVNVEPHLIKVTPENIAELFGRVDVMVEAFDRADQKAMLAESYGMLYPEKPIVLATGLAGHMPSNTIRTQKMGRVMVIVGDLVTAAQPGTGLMAPRVGVAAHHQANAVLRLLLGEDPEC; translated from the coding sequence ATGGACCACCCCATCACCATCAAGCTTTCCGAACAAGTGATTCACGTACCCCGGGGCATGACCCTGTTCGACCTGCGGGAGGAGCACAAACCGGGGGCCGACGTACTCATCCTGAACGGTGCACCCGCAGCCGAGAACGTAGTCCTTACGGAAGGCGACGCGGTCGTGCTCATACGACGTGGCGAAATCCCCGCGAAGCACGAGCTCGAAGCCTTGATGGCCTCGCGCCACACGCCGGGCGTGCACGAGAAACTGAAGGTGGCCACCGTGGGCATTGCCGGTGCCGGCGGTCTGGGCTCCGCCGTGGCGGTCGCTCTCGCGCGGAGCGGTGTTGGCACCCTCATTCTCGCGGACTTCGATGTGGTGGAACCGAGCAATCTGAATCGGCAACAGTTCTTCGTGGATCAGATTGGACAGCCCAAAGTTGAGGCTTTGACGGCGAATCTCCGGCGTATCAATCCCTACGTGAACGTGGAACCCCATCTCATCAAGGTAACCCCCGAGAATATCGCCGAACTTTTCGGACGCGTGGACGTCATGGTGGAAGCCTTCGACCGTGCGGACCAGAAGGCCATGCTGGCGGAATCCTACGGCATGCTTTACCCCGAAAAGCCCATCGTGCTGGCCACGGGCCTGGCAGGCCATATGCCGAGCAACACGATCCGCACCCAGAAAATGGGCCGCGTCATGGTCATCGTCGGCGATCTGGTTACGGCCGCTCAGCCGGGCACGGGCCTGATGGCGCCGCGCGTCGGTGTGGCGGCTCACCACCAGGCCAATGCGGTGCTGCGGCTGCTACTTGGAGAAGATCCGGAGTGTTGA
- a CDS encoding glycosyltransferase family 2 protein — MNPRTSVHTKSETPPRLSIVIPAYNEASRIESTLVHVLRYLESQDYPSEVIVVDDGSTDATFGVVRNMRTPNRTPIRVHQLKVNQGKGAAVKAGMNTLATGAFRLFYDADASTPIEEVDRIWAEFEGGADIVIGSRSLPESRVEVHQAPYREFMGRTYNRILKALRLSGFIDTQCGFKAFTAAATECVFSRQTVDRFSFDVELLFVAEKHGLVIREIPVRWINSRASRVNPVRDSARMFWDLLLIHYRNWQGRYR; from the coding sequence ATGAACCCACGCACGTCGGTCCACACCAAATCGGAAACTCCTCCCCGACTCTCCATCGTGATCCCGGCCTACAACGAGGCCTCGCGCATTGAATCGACCCTGGTCCACGTGTTGCGCTATCTGGAAAGTCAGGATTACCCTTCCGAGGTCATCGTGGTGGACGACGGCAGCACCGATGCGACCTTCGGGGTTGTGCGCAATATGCGAACGCCCAACCGCACGCCGATCCGCGTTCACCAGCTTAAGGTCAACCAGGGAAAAGGGGCGGCGGTCAAGGCGGGCATGAACACGCTCGCGACGGGCGCCTTCCGCCTCTTTTACGACGCCGACGCGTCCACCCCCATCGAAGAAGTGGACCGGATCTGGGCGGAATTTGAGGGGGGCGCGGACATCGTCATCGGCTCCCGATCCCTGCCGGAATCGCGCGTGGAGGTTCATCAGGCGCCTTACCGGGAATTCATGGGGCGAACCTACAACCGCATCTTGAAGGCCCTGCGCCTTTCGGGATTTATCGACACCCAGTGCGGTTTCAAGGCCTTTACCGCCGCGGCGACCGAGTGCGTCTTTTCACGGCAGACCGTGGACCGATTCAGCTTCGACGTGGAGCTCCTTTTCGTAGCCGAAAAGCACGGCCTGGTCATCCGGGAGATTCCCGTACGCTGGATCAACAGCCGCGCATCGCGGGTGAATCCCGTGCGCGATTCGGCGCGCATGTTCTGGGACCTCCTCCTGATACACTACAGGAACTGGCAAGGGCGCTATCGCTGA
- a CDS encoding polysaccharide deacetylase family protein, producing the protein MMRLIDGALIVVVSLLALGSPADEPTFAERLGYPAGSRVLIINSDDVGMCLASTQGSIEGIEAGIVTSVTAMMPCPWVPMFANYVKKNPEVCVGVHLTFCSEWDDYRFMPVAGKRAVPGLVDEMGCFWDNNKLLLQHATPDEIEIEIRAQIDRAETMGLKVSHMDSHMWSMFAKPEFLDRYVKVAIDKKIPIRIVGGPVRGYTYAAEPEFVEKCAPHIEKLWEAGLPVLDDMHAASYGWDTTDKTDLFIDAIRNLKPGVTEFVVHLTKPDDTTDKITGGRTHLYGDYKALTNPKILEAIKEEGVILVSWTELMEKRQQVK; encoded by the coding sequence ATGATGCGTTTGATTGATGGTGCCCTTATTGTTGTCGTCTCGCTCCTCGCCCTCGGCAGTCCCGCCGACGAGCCCACCTTTGCCGAACGCCTGGGCTACCCGGCGGGTTCCCGGGTACTGATCATCAACAGTGACGACGTAGGCATGTGCCTGGCCTCCACACAGGGCTCGATTGAAGGGATCGAAGCGGGAATCGTGACCTCGGTTACCGCCATGATGCCCTGCCCCTGGGTACCCATGTTCGCCAACTACGTGAAGAAGAATCCCGAGGTCTGCGTGGGCGTCCACCTGACTTTCTGCTCGGAATGGGACGACTACCGCTTCATGCCCGTGGCCGGCAAACGCGCCGTGCCGGGCCTGGTGGATGAGATGGGCTGCTTCTGGGACAACAATAAGCTCCTGCTCCAGCATGCTACTCCCGACGAGATTGAAATCGAGATTCGCGCCCAGATTGACCGCGCGGAAACGATGGGCCTCAAGGTATCCCACATGGATTCCCACATGTGGTCCATGTTCGCCAAGCCGGAATTTCTGGATCGCTATGTGAAGGTCGCCATCGATAAGAAGATTCCCATTCGTATCGTGGGCGGTCCCGTCCGGGGCTACACCTACGCTGCGGAGCCGGAGTTCGTGGAGAAGTGCGCACCGCACATTGAGAAGCTGTGGGAAGCGGGCCTTCCCGTGCTGGACGATATGCACGCCGCCAGCTACGGCTGGGATACGACGGATAAGACGGACCTCTTTATCGACGCCATCCGAAACCTCAAGCCCGGCGTCACGGAGTTCGTCGTGCACCTGACCAAGCCAGACGACACGACCGATAAGATTACCGGCGGTCGCACCCACCTCTACGGCGACTACAAGGCCCTGACGAATCCAAAGATCCTGGAAGCCATCAAAGAAGAGGGCGTGATATTGGTCTCCTGGACGGAGCTGATGGAAAAGCGCCAGCAGGTCAAGTAG